In the genome of Variibacter gotjawalensis, one region contains:
- a CDS encoding SGNH/GDSL hydrolase family protein: MMRIAGLAAALFLFATPLGAADDPCAVPEYITKVEGALPQTAKAIKSGNLNVLIFGTRSSTLPGTEGAKNAYPARFEAALKAKLPKANVSVTLEIALAKLTTDMATQLKELVALRKPTLVLWQTGIFDAMKNVDQDQFRAALDEGIAAVKAAGGDVILINQQYSPRTESMINIPAYAEVMRSAAREADVPLFDRLSAMKYWSEQGTFDFTAHGADKGKLAERVHECFGKLLVDLIVDTAKPTKTGFSRQ, translated from the coding sequence GCGTATCGCTGGACTTGCAGCGGCTCTATTTCTGTTCGCGACCCCACTTGGCGCCGCCGACGACCCATGCGCCGTCCCCGAATACATCACCAAGGTTGAAGGCGCTCTCCCGCAGACCGCGAAAGCGATCAAGAGCGGCAACCTGAACGTGCTGATTTTCGGCACGCGCTCCTCAACGCTGCCGGGTACCGAAGGCGCGAAGAATGCTTATCCGGCGCGCTTCGAAGCTGCGCTGAAAGCCAAGCTCCCGAAGGCCAACGTTTCGGTGACGCTCGAGATCGCGCTGGCCAAACTCACCACCGACATGGCCACGCAGCTCAAGGAGCTTGTCGCGCTCCGCAAACCAACGCTCGTGCTTTGGCAGACCGGCATCTTCGATGCGATGAAGAACGTCGATCAGGATCAGTTCCGCGCCGCGCTCGATGAAGGCATCGCAGCCGTGAAGGCTGCCGGCGGCGACGTCATCCTGATCAATCAGCAATATTCGCCGCGCACCGAGTCGATGATCAACATCCCGGCTTATGCCGAGGTGATGCGCTCCGCCGCGCGCGAAGCCGACGTCCCGTTGTTCGATCGTCTCTCAGCGATGAAGTACTGGAGTGAGCAGGGAACGTTCGATTTTACCGCGCACGGCGCCGACAAAGGCAAGCTCGCGGAACGCGTGCATGAATGCTTCGGCAAGTTGCTGGTCGACCTGATTGTTGATACAGCAAAGCCAACAAAAACAGGGTTCAGCCGTCAATGA
- a CDS encoding SGNH/GDSL hydrolase family protein: MTFRWVLSLAIGLTVVSSQAPAETVSPPCQAPHEMLTLDQPLTRTALALASGEPVVIVALGSSSTAGAGASSPEHSYPAQLEMQLRQQFPKALITVINRGANGEEAAQMVARMQEDVLDGQPDLVLWQVGTNAVLRDLAVSGQATIILDGLAKLKAAGTDVVLIDSQYSPKVLAKKNLDEMTTLLHRYARDQKVGLFRRFAIMRHWKENAGITFEQTLSDDQLHMNDWSYACVAKLMATSIVDAIRSPTMAKVPVGVR; encoded by the coding sequence ATGACGTTTCGCTGGGTGCTTTCGCTGGCCATTGGTCTGACCGTCGTGTCGTCCCAAGCCCCAGCCGAGACAGTATCGCCGCCGTGTCAGGCGCCGCATGAAATGCTCACGCTCGATCAGCCGCTGACGCGCACCGCGCTCGCGCTGGCGTCGGGCGAGCCTGTCGTCATCGTCGCGCTCGGCTCGTCGTCGACCGCGGGCGCCGGCGCATCGAGCCCGGAGCATTCGTATCCGGCGCAGCTCGAGATGCAGCTGCGTCAGCAGTTTCCGAAAGCGCTGATCACCGTCATCAATCGCGGCGCCAACGGCGAAGAAGCCGCGCAGATGGTCGCGCGCATGCAGGAAGACGTGCTCGACGGTCAGCCCGATCTCGTGCTCTGGCAGGTCGGCACCAACGCGGTGCTCCGTGATCTCGCCGTGTCGGGTCAGGCCACGATCATTCTCGACGGTCTCGCCAAGCTGAAGGCTGCCGGCACCGACGTCGTCCTCATCGACTCGCAGTATTCGCCGAAAGTTCTCGCCAAGAAGAATCTCGACGAGATGACCACCCTGCTGCATCGCTACGCGCGCGATCAGAAGGTCGGCCTCTTCCGCCGCTTCGCGATCATGCGTCACTGGAAAGAGAATGCCGGCATTACGTTCGAGCAGACGCTGTCGGACGACCAGCTCCACATGAACGATTGGAGCTACGCCTGCGTCGCCAAGCTGATGGCAACCTCGATCGTCGACGCGATCCGCTCGCCCACGATGGCGAAAGTGCCTGTAGGCGTGCGCTAA
- a CDS encoding antitoxin yields the protein MANVQSRHVKLFRNNRNQAVRIPVEFELPGDEAIITRDGDKLIIEPVKKSGLLAYLATLEPLDEDFPDVDESLLPLKDIEL from the coding sequence ATGGCAAATGTCCAGAGTCGTCATGTCAAACTTTTCAGAAATAACCGCAATCAAGCGGTGCGGATTCCGGTTGAGTTCGAACTCCCGGGAGACGAGGCCATCATCACGCGCGACGGCGACAAGCTGATCATCGAGCCGGTGAAAAAGTCTGGGTTGCTTGCCTATCTGGCAACACTCGAACCTCTCGATGAGGATTTTCCAGATGTCGACGAGAGTCTGCTACCGCTCAAGGATATAGAGCTTTGA
- a CDS encoding type II toxin-antitoxin system VapC family toxin, translating into MTAPRFVLDTNTVSDLVKNPQGRVAQRLAEIGADGICVSLIVAAELRYGCAKRASMRLTERVEGVLSRLHVLPLTAPVDREYAEIRTDAERTGRNIGPNDLWIAAHARSLGVPLVTANEREFRTVRGLNIENWLR; encoded by the coding sequence TTGACGGCTCCTCGATTCGTTCTCGATACGAATACGGTTTCTGACCTCGTCAAAAACCCGCAGGGTCGTGTCGCTCAACGACTGGCAGAGATCGGAGCGGACGGCATTTGTGTAAGCCTCATCGTGGCCGCCGAATTAAGGTACGGCTGCGCAAAGCGCGCATCAATGCGGTTGACCGAGCGTGTCGAAGGTGTGCTTAGCCGCCTACATGTACTCCCACTGACTGCGCCGGTTGATCGCGAATATGCCGAGATCAGAACCGACGCCGAGCGAACAGGACGAAACATCGGCCCTAACGATCTTTGGATCGCTGCACATGCACGTTCCCTCGGTGTCCCATTGGTCACCGCAAACGAACGAGAGTTTCGAACCGTTCGCGGACTAAACATCGAAAATTGGCTGCGC